The following proteins are co-located in the Rhodococcus opacus B4 genome:
- a CDS encoding GntP family permease codes for MSTASLLAAADSAGSDAQLITAAVVGVAVIIALITWLKLHPFLALSIGAVGVGIGAGLGASDSVKSFVEGFGATMGSVGILIGFGAMFGKLLADSGGADRVVDTLVGRAGPRTLPWMMALVGAVIGLPMFFEIGLVLLMPVIILVARRSGLSLMRIAIPTLAGLSAMHGLVPPHPGPLVAVAALNANLGLTLALGVVVAIPTVIVAGPLFSKLAARWVDVPVPELYVTTEDREGAEAAAERRRPSFAATLSAILLPVVLMLGKAVADVAAPDSESPAKALLDFLGTPVVALGLAVLAGMLLLGRGGGMDRNALAASLESSLPPIAGILLIVGAGGGFKQVLIDTGIADVIAEAIKGSALPVLFLAWLVAVLIRVATGSATVATVTASGILAPVAAELTSTHVSLMVLAIGSGSLFLSHVNDAGFWLVKEYLGVTVVQNLKTWTVMECIISVTGLAGVLALSVFI; via the coding sequence ATGAGTACCGCGTCACTACTCGCAGCGGCCGACAGCGCCGGCAGCGACGCGCAGCTGATCACGGCTGCCGTCGTCGGCGTCGCCGTCATCATCGCGCTGATCACCTGGCTCAAACTCCACCCGTTCCTCGCGCTGTCGATCGGCGCCGTCGGCGTCGGTATCGGCGCAGGTCTCGGCGCTTCGGACTCGGTGAAATCGTTCGTCGAGGGCTTCGGCGCCACGATGGGCAGCGTCGGAATCCTGATCGGATTCGGTGCCATGTTCGGCAAGCTGCTCGCCGATTCGGGCGGCGCCGACCGCGTCGTCGACACCCTCGTCGGGCGCGCCGGACCGCGGACGCTGCCCTGGATGATGGCACTGGTCGGCGCGGTGATCGGCCTGCCGATGTTCTTCGAGATCGGCCTCGTGCTGCTGATGCCCGTCATCATTCTCGTCGCGCGCCGTTCGGGGCTGTCGCTGATGCGCATCGCGATTCCCACCCTGGCGGGCCTGTCCGCCATGCACGGTCTCGTTCCGCCCCACCCCGGGCCGCTGGTCGCGGTGGCGGCGCTCAACGCGAACCTCGGACTCACCCTCGCGCTCGGCGTCGTCGTCGCGATTCCCACCGTCATCGTCGCCGGACCGCTGTTCAGCAAGCTGGCCGCCCGCTGGGTGGACGTCCCCGTTCCCGAGCTCTACGTGACCACCGAAGACCGGGAAGGCGCCGAGGCCGCCGCCGAGCGTCGCCGCCCCAGCTTCGCGGCCACCCTCTCCGCCATCCTGCTCCCGGTCGTCCTGATGCTGGGCAAGGCGGTCGCCGACGTGGCCGCCCCCGACTCGGAGTCGCCCGCGAAGGCACTGCTCGACTTCCTCGGAACGCCGGTCGTGGCCCTCGGACTCGCGGTGCTCGCCGGAATGCTGCTCCTCGGCCGGGGCGGCGGCATGGACCGCAACGCTCTCGCGGCCTCGCTGGAGAGCTCGCTGCCTCCGATCGCCGGAATCCTCCTCATCGTCGGTGCGGGTGGCGGATTCAAGCAGGTCCTGATCGACACCGGCATCGCCGACGTGATCGCCGAAGCGATCAAGGGCAGTGCCCTGCCCGTCCTGTTCCTCGCCTGGCTCGTGGCCGTGCTGATCCGTGTCGCCACCGGATCGGCCACCGTCGCGACCGTCACCGCGTCCGGCATCCTCGCGCCCGTCGCCGCCGAGCTGACGTCCACGCACGTCTCGCTGATGGTGCTGGCGATCGGCTCCGGCTCGCTGTTCCTGTCGCACGTCAACGACGCGGGATTCTGGCTGGTGAAGGAATACCTCGGCGTCACGGTGGTACAGAACCTGAAGACGTGGACGGTGATGGAATGCATCATCTCCGTCACCGGTCTGGCCGGTGTCCTCGCGCTGAGCGTATTCATCTAA
- a CDS encoding FadR/GntR family transcriptional regulator translates to MTNAEGAEYRQLHETVLDRLGSDIVAGVVAPGTRISADDVVTQYSVSRTVVREVVRVLESLGLLAVRRRVGITVLGEEHWNSLDPSVIRWKLAGPQRFEQLSSLSELRSGIEPLAARLAATRATPEQCGALTAAVIGMSSTSRAADTDAYLAHDSDFHRTLLTASGNPLLRAMSQIVVEVLEGRTRHSLMPHVAETEAIRLHGVVASSIQLGDADAAEAAMRAIVSESATAVELMKDDEDTRE, encoded by the coding sequence ATGACCAACGCAGAGGGCGCCGAGTACCGGCAATTACACGAAACGGTGCTCGACCGGCTCGGCAGCGACATCGTGGCCGGGGTCGTGGCACCTGGCACCCGCATCTCCGCCGACGACGTGGTCACCCAGTACTCCGTCTCCCGCACCGTCGTCCGCGAGGTGGTACGGGTTCTCGAATCCCTCGGCCTCCTGGCAGTCCGGCGTCGCGTCGGGATCACGGTCCTGGGCGAGGAGCACTGGAATTCACTGGATCCGAGCGTGATTCGCTGGAAACTCGCCGGCCCGCAGCGCTTCGAACAGCTGTCGAGCCTGAGCGAACTCCGGTCGGGTATCGAACCGCTCGCCGCACGTCTCGCGGCGACACGGGCGACGCCCGAACAGTGCGGGGCACTGACGGCGGCCGTCATCGGAATGTCGTCGACGTCCCGTGCGGCGGACACGGACGCGTACCTGGCCCACGATTCCGACTTTCACCGCACACTGCTGACCGCGTCGGGGAATCCCCTGCTGCGTGCGATGTCGCAGATCGTCGTGGAGGTGCTCGAGGGCCGCACCCGGCACTCACTGATGCCGCACGTCGCGGAGACCGAAGCGATCCGCCTGCACGGCGTGGTGGCGTCGTCCATCCAGCTGGGCGACGCCGACGCGGCGGAGGCGGCCATGCGCGCGATCGTGAGCGAATCCGCGACGGCCGTCGAGCTGATGAAGGACGACGAAGACACCCGCGAGTGA
- the edd gene encoding phosphogluconate dehydratase — protein sequence MTDAPTPTADIHPVLAAVTERIIERSKPERTVYLDRMRQAADRGPARGKLACANLAHGFAASGPADKKALRAFVKPNIAIVSSYNDMLSAHQPFEHFPRQLKAAVMEAGGIAQFAGGVPAMCDGITQGRDGMQLSLFSRDVIAMATAIGLSHDMFDGALMLGVCDKIVPGMLIGALGFGHLPTIFVPAGPMTSGLPNNEKSRVRQLYAEGKATREELLDAEAASYHGVGTCTFFGTANSNQLLMEVMGLHLPGSSFVNPGTPLREALTWEAGKRVAGLTSLGDDYTPVGEVVDEKAVVNGCVALLATGGSTNHTMHLVAIARAAGIILTWDDLAELSAVIPLLARIYPNGSADVNHFHAAGGLGYVVSSMLDAGLLHEDVKTVVGAGLRRYTEEPKLSGEGVEWQPGTPISHDTSVLRGPEEPFAVNGGLKMLKGNLGECVIKVSAVKSEHQVVTGPARVFDDQLDFLAAFEAGELDRDFVAVLRYQGPRANGMPELHKLTPVLGSLQDKGRKVALVTDGRMSGASGKVPAAIHLTPEAAAGGPLARVVDGDVVTVDAVAGTVNVHVDDAEFAARPATGRALGADEWVGTGRELFAGLRAAVGPATQGASVFHPQPV from the coding sequence ATGACCGACGCGCCCACACCCACCGCCGACATACACCCCGTCCTCGCTGCCGTCACCGAACGCATCATCGAGCGCAGCAAACCCGAGCGCACGGTCTACCTCGACCGGATGCGGCAGGCCGCCGACCGCGGTCCCGCGCGCGGCAAGCTGGCCTGCGCGAACCTGGCGCACGGGTTCGCCGCGTCCGGCCCGGCCGACAAGAAGGCGCTGCGCGCGTTCGTCAAGCCCAACATCGCGATCGTCTCGTCATACAACGACATGCTGTCGGCGCACCAGCCGTTCGAGCACTTCCCGCGGCAGCTGAAGGCCGCGGTCATGGAGGCCGGCGGCATCGCCCAGTTCGCGGGCGGCGTCCCCGCGATGTGCGACGGCATCACCCAGGGCCGCGACGGCATGCAGCTGTCGCTGTTCAGCCGCGACGTGATCGCGATGGCGACGGCGATCGGCCTGTCCCACGACATGTTCGACGGCGCCCTCATGCTCGGCGTGTGCGACAAGATCGTTCCCGGAATGCTGATCGGCGCACTCGGATTCGGCCACCTGCCGACGATCTTCGTGCCCGCCGGGCCGATGACGTCCGGTCTGCCCAACAACGAGAAGTCGCGCGTCCGCCAGCTGTACGCGGAGGGCAAGGCCACCCGCGAGGAACTGCTCGACGCCGAGGCTGCGTCGTACCACGGCGTCGGCACCTGCACGTTCTTCGGCACGGCCAACTCGAACCAGCTGCTCATGGAGGTCATGGGCCTGCACCTGCCCGGATCGAGCTTCGTGAACCCGGGCACCCCGCTGCGTGAGGCCCTCACGTGGGAGGCGGGAAAGCGCGTCGCCGGACTCACCTCGCTCGGTGACGACTACACACCGGTCGGCGAGGTCGTGGACGAGAAGGCCGTGGTCAACGGCTGCGTCGCGCTGCTCGCGACCGGCGGTTCGACCAACCACACGATGCACCTCGTGGCCATCGCCCGCGCCGCGGGCATCATCCTCACCTGGGACGACCTGGCGGAGCTGTCGGCCGTCATCCCGCTGCTCGCCCGGATCTACCCCAACGGCTCGGCGGACGTGAACCACTTCCACGCGGCCGGCGGCCTCGGCTACGTCGTGTCGTCGATGCTGGACGCGGGACTGCTGCACGAGGACGTGAAAACGGTCGTCGGCGCCGGACTCCGCCGGTACACCGAGGAGCCGAAGCTGTCCGGCGAGGGCGTCGAATGGCAGCCCGGAACGCCGATCAGCCACGACACCAGCGTCCTTCGCGGTCCCGAGGAGCCGTTCGCGGTGAACGGCGGCCTGAAGATGCTGAAGGGCAACCTCGGTGAATGCGTCATCAAGGTGTCCGCGGTCAAGTCGGAGCACCAGGTCGTCACCGGCCCGGCGCGCGTGTTCGACGACCAGCTCGACTTCCTCGCCGCATTCGAGGCGGGCGAACTCGACCGCGACTTCGTGGCGGTGCTGCGCTACCAGGGCCCCCGCGCCAACGGCATGCCCGAACTGCACAAGCTCACACCGGTTCTCGGGTCCCTGCAGGACAAGGGCCGCAAGGTCGCACTCGTGACGGACGGTCGTATGTCGGGTGCGTCCGGCAAGGTGCCCGCCGCGATCCACCTCACCCCGGAAGCCGCGGCAGGCGGACCCCTGGCACGGGTGGTCGACGGCGACGTGGTGACCGTCGACGCCGTCGCCGGAACGGTGAACGTCCACGTCGACGACGCCGAGTTCGCTGCCCGACCGGCAACCGGTCGGGCGCTCGGCGCCGACGAGTGGGTCGGCACGGGCCGCGAACTCTTCGCCGGTCTGCGTGCCGCCGTCGGACCGGCGACCCAGGGCGCCAGCGTTTTCCACCCCCAACCCGTCTAA
- the eda gene encoding bifunctional 4-hydroxy-2-oxoglutarate aldolase/2-dehydro-3-deoxy-phosphogluconate aldolase, with the protein MTNSPSLLDRVPVIPVVVVDDLGDAVPVARALVAGGIPMIELTLRTPCALDAIKAIASEVPEICVGAGTIVEPVQAAQAAEAGAQFLVSPGSTETLLKAMTDTGLPHLPGAATVSEVLFLLEHGYRELKFFPAEASGGAKFLGSIHSPVPAARFCPTGGISTSNVGDYLSLPNVGCVGGSWLTPAEAVKQQDWDRISGLAREAAALAR; encoded by the coding sequence GTGACGAACAGCCCCTCCCTCCTCGACCGCGTCCCGGTCATCCCCGTCGTCGTCGTGGACGACCTCGGCGACGCGGTGCCGGTGGCCCGCGCGCTGGTGGCCGGCGGCATCCCCATGATCGAACTGACCCTCCGGACGCCGTGCGCCCTCGACGCCATCAAGGCGATCGCGAGCGAGGTGCCGGAGATCTGCGTCGGCGCGGGCACGATCGTGGAACCGGTGCAGGCCGCGCAGGCGGCCGAAGCGGGAGCGCAGTTCCTGGTCTCGCCGGGCAGCACCGAAACTCTGCTGAAGGCGATGACGGACACCGGACTGCCGCACCTCCCGGGCGCGGCGACCGTCTCCGAGGTGCTCTTCCTGCTCGAGCACGGCTACCGCGAACTCAAGTTCTTCCCCGCCGAGGCGTCGGGCGGCGCGAAGTTCCTCGGCTCGATTCACTCACCCGTTCCGGCCGCGCGGTTCTGTCCCACCGGCGGCATCTCCACGTCGAACGTCGGCGACTACCTGTCGCTGCCCAACGTCGGCTGCGTCGGCGGATCCTGGCTCACGCCCGCCGAGGCCGTGAAGCAGCAGGACTGGGACCGGATCAGCGGACTCGCACGCGAGGCGGCCGCACTCGCCCGGTAA
- a CDS encoding ROK family transcriptional regulator → MRTPRSTTSPATGGDVFALIRAGQATTRTEIGNLTGLSRTAVAARVSSLQASGLVVEREEGVSTGGRPPVKLSFHVRAGVVLSAAIGRSRTQLAICDLAGDVIVAEDVEQEIGTSPAELMPVIARRLLALREGLGETAGRTVGIGISLPGTVDTERGCSLNSPMMSGWDGVPLQPFLADVTDAPVFVDNDANVMVLAERRGERRDFADMLLIKASTGLGAGLVSGGVLQRGALGAAGEIGHTKTAAAQGVVCRCGDVGCIEAVAGGWALVRNLQEQGREVTHIRDVITLALAGDAEARRMIRESGRQIGEVLSGAINLLNPEVVIVGGDMAQAYDTFVAGLRETLYGNAIAVATQQLQILPWTHGELSGVVGSATMALDHVLSVRAVDRLLAQQK, encoded by the coding sequence ATGCGGACGCCTCGCTCGACGACCTCCCCGGCGACGGGCGGCGACGTCTTCGCCCTCATTCGCGCAGGACAAGCCACCACGCGCACCGAGATCGGCAACCTCACCGGACTGTCCCGCACGGCCGTCGCGGCGCGGGTGTCGTCACTGCAGGCGTCGGGGCTCGTCGTCGAACGCGAAGAAGGCGTCTCGACCGGCGGGCGCCCGCCGGTGAAACTCTCGTTTCACGTGCGGGCCGGTGTGGTGCTGTCGGCCGCCATCGGCCGGAGCCGCACCCAGCTGGCCATCTGCGACCTCGCGGGCGACGTCATCGTCGCCGAGGACGTGGAGCAGGAGATCGGCACGAGCCCGGCCGAGCTGATGCCCGTCATCGCCAGGCGCCTCCTCGCGCTGCGCGAGGGGCTGGGCGAGACCGCGGGCCGGACGGTCGGGATCGGGATCAGCCTCCCCGGCACCGTCGACACCGAACGCGGGTGCAGCCTGAACTCCCCCATGATGTCGGGCTGGGACGGCGTCCCGCTGCAGCCGTTCCTCGCCGACGTCACCGACGCGCCCGTGTTCGTCGACAACGACGCCAACGTGATGGTGCTGGCGGAGCGGCGCGGGGAACGCCGCGACTTCGCGGACATGCTGCTCATCAAGGCGTCGACCGGGCTCGGCGCCGGCCTCGTGTCCGGCGGCGTGCTGCAACGCGGCGCCCTGGGCGCTGCGGGCGAGATCGGGCACACGAAAACCGCAGCGGCACAAGGGGTCGTGTGCCGCTGCGGTGATGTGGGATGCATCGAGGCCGTCGCCGGCGGGTGGGCACTGGTCCGCAACCTGCAGGAGCAGGGACGCGAGGTCACCCACATCCGCGACGTGATCACCCTCGCCCTCGCCGGGGACGCCGAGGCCCGGCGGATGATCCGCGAGAGCGGGCGGCAGATCGGCGAGGTCCTGTCGGGAGCGATCAACCTCCTCAACCCGGAGGTCGTGATCGTCGGCGGCGACATGGCGCAGGCGTACGACACGTTCGTCGCCGGGTTACGCGAAACCCTCTACGGCAATGCGATCGCCGTGGCCACCCAACAGCTTCAGATCCTCCCCTGGACGCACGGGGAACTGTCGGGCGTCGTCGGCAGCGCCACCATGGCGCTCGACCACGTGCTCAGCGTGCGGGCCGTCGACCGGTTGCTGGCGCAACAGAAGTAG
- a CDS encoding sugar porter family MFS transporter produces the protein MTENVLLPGAESPGDTAEGTSVPVRIAVVAALGGLLFGYDSAVINGAVSAIEGKFQVESALLGFAIASALLGAAAGAMLAGRIADRYGRLVTMRAAAVMFLLSAVGTGFAANVEMLVTFRIVGGIGVGLASVIAPAYIAEISPARVRGRLGSLQQLAIVTGIFVSLLVDYALAALAGGSQEELWFGLEAWRWMFLAMCVPALAYGLLSLTIPESPRYLIAQGRIGEARGILAVLLGEKGLDLKIDSIRATLARETQPSIRDLKGSAFGLMPIVWIGIGLSVFQQFVGINVIFYYSSVLWQAVGFDEGSSLQITVITSVVNIATTLIAIAYIDRVGRRPLLIIGSAGMAVTLATMAFIFGTASTTVVDGVTTPQLTGLQGPIALVAANLFVVAFGMSWGPVVWVLLGEAFPNRIRAAALSLAAGAQWAANWLITVTFPSMKDFSLGISYGFYAVCAVLSLVFVLRWVKETKGVELEAMHSDSVA, from the coding sequence ATGACTGAAAACGTCCTGTTGCCCGGCGCGGAATCGCCCGGCGACACCGCAGAGGGCACTTCGGTTCCCGTCCGTATCGCGGTCGTCGCCGCACTCGGCGGCCTGCTGTTCGGCTACGACAGCGCAGTGATCAACGGCGCCGTGTCGGCGATCGAGGGCAAGTTCCAGGTCGAGTCCGCACTCCTCGGATTCGCGATCGCCTCGGCGCTGCTCGGCGCCGCGGCGGGCGCGATGCTGGCCGGGCGGATCGCCGACCGGTACGGACGCCTCGTCACGATGCGGGCCGCCGCGGTGATGTTCCTCCTCAGTGCCGTCGGCACCGGATTCGCGGCCAACGTCGAGATGCTCGTGACCTTCCGGATCGTCGGCGGCATCGGTGTGGGTCTGGCCTCGGTCATCGCACCCGCCTACATCGCCGAGATCTCGCCCGCCCGCGTGCGTGGACGCCTCGGGTCGCTGCAGCAACTCGCGATCGTCACGGGCATCTTCGTCTCGCTCCTGGTCGACTACGCCCTCGCCGCTCTCGCCGGCGGATCGCAGGAAGAACTGTGGTTCGGGCTCGAGGCCTGGCGGTGGATGTTCCTCGCGATGTGTGTGCCCGCACTGGCCTACGGTCTGCTGTCGCTGACCATTCCCGAATCCCCCCGTTACCTGATCGCACAGGGACGCATCGGCGAGGCCCGCGGCATCCTCGCGGTCCTGCTCGGCGAGAAGGGTCTCGACCTCAAGATCGACAGCATTCGTGCGACGCTGGCCCGCGAGACGCAGCCGTCGATCCGCGACCTGAAGGGCTCCGCGTTCGGCCTGATGCCGATCGTGTGGATCGGCATCGGGCTCTCGGTCTTCCAGCAGTTCGTCGGTATCAACGTGATCTTCTACTACTCCAGCGTCCTGTGGCAGGCCGTCGGCTTCGACGAGGGCAGCTCCCTGCAGATCACGGTCATCACGTCGGTGGTCAACATCGCCACCACCCTCATCGCGATCGCCTACATCGACCGGGTCGGCCGTCGACCACTGCTCATCATCGGCTCCGCAGGCATGGCCGTGACGCTCGCGACCATGGCGTTCATCTTCGGAACCGCCTCCACCACCGTCGTGGACGGGGTCACGACGCCGCAGCTGACCGGGCTGCAGGGCCCGATCGCGCTCGTCGCTGCCAACCTCTTCGTGGTGGCCTTCGGGATGTCCTGGGGCCCGGTGGTGTGGGTCCTGCTCGGCGAGGCGTTCCCCAACCGCATCCGGGCCGCCGCGCTGTCGCTCGCCGCGGGCGCCCAGTGGGCGGCGAACTGGCTGATCACCGTGACGTTCCCGTCCATGAAGGACTTCTCGCTCGGAATCTCCTACGGCTTCTACGCCGTCTGCGCGGTGCTGTCACTCGTCTTCGTGCTGCGCTGGGTCAAGGAGACGAAGGGCGTGGAACTCGAAGCCATGCACTCCGATTCGGTCGCGTAG
- the zwf gene encoding glucose-6-phosphate dehydrogenase, which yields MSPATTVEPCDFVVFGGTGDLAVRKLLPALYLRDRDGQLPAETRVIGASRAGLDTDGYRDKVRGELARFVSGDQLDSDTCERFLNRLEYVTVDVADPANWAGLQDCLADREGAIRVFYLACAPGLFGPICENLALNGLADAQSRVVLEKPIGHDLASARAVNDAVGAVFEESQIFRIDHYLGKESVQNLLVTRFANTFLEPLWNSSSIDHVQINVAESLGVGSRGGYYESAGALRDMLQNHLLQLLCLVAMEPPTYVDRETVRDEKLKVLQALKPMSPQDVERCTVAGQYGPGLADGKAVPGYQDDVENPDSTTETFIAVKAEIQNWRWAGVPFYLRTGKRMDRRCSEIVVQFKPVPHPMFPGSEGHSEPNRLVIQLQPHEGMRLHMTAKEPGPGGIRLKPVSLDLNYIETFKRPSPDAYERLLMDVVRGNPTLFMRRDEVEAAWEWVEQILVGWEKSERGPRRYPAGTNGPTDATILIERDGRAWHEGVTA from the coding sequence ATGTCACCAGCGACCACCGTGGAACCGTGCGATTTCGTCGTGTTCGGCGGCACCGGCGACCTGGCGGTTCGTAAGCTGCTTCCCGCGCTCTACCTGCGCGACAGGGACGGTCAGCTGCCCGCCGAAACCCGCGTGATCGGTGCCTCGCGAGCCGGTCTCGACACCGACGGCTACCGCGACAAGGTGCGCGGAGAACTCGCGCGGTTCGTCTCCGGCGATCAGCTGGATTCGGACACCTGTGAGCGATTTCTCAATCGCCTCGAATACGTCACCGTCGACGTCGCCGACCCGGCGAACTGGGCGGGCCTGCAAGACTGTCTCGCCGACCGGGAGGGCGCCATCCGGGTCTTCTACCTGGCGTGCGCCCCCGGCCTGTTCGGGCCGATCTGCGAGAACCTCGCCCTGAACGGTCTCGCCGACGCGCAGTCCCGCGTGGTGCTGGAGAAGCCCATCGGCCACGACCTCGCCTCGGCCCGCGCCGTCAACGACGCGGTCGGCGCTGTGTTCGAGGAATCCCAGATCTTCCGCATCGACCACTACCTCGGCAAGGAGAGTGTCCAGAACCTGCTGGTCACTCGATTCGCCAACACGTTCCTCGAGCCGCTGTGGAACTCCTCGTCGATCGACCACGTGCAGATCAACGTCGCCGAGTCGCTCGGAGTGGGCAGCCGCGGCGGCTACTACGAGTCGGCGGGCGCGCTGCGCGACATGCTGCAGAACCACCTCCTGCAGCTGCTCTGCCTCGTCGCGATGGAGCCGCCCACCTACGTCGACCGCGAAACCGTGCGCGACGAGAAGCTGAAGGTGCTCCAGGCGCTCAAGCCGATGAGCCCGCAGGACGTCGAACGCTGCACGGTCGCAGGCCAGTACGGCCCCGGGCTGGCGGACGGCAAGGCGGTGCCCGGATACCAGGACGACGTCGAGAACCCGGACAGCACCACCGAGACGTTCATCGCCGTCAAGGCCGAGATCCAGAACTGGCGGTGGGCCGGCGTGCCGTTCTACCTGCGCACCGGCAAGCGCATGGACCGCCGCTGCTCGGAGATCGTGGTGCAGTTCAAGCCCGTCCCGCACCCCATGTTCCCCGGCAGCGAGGGCCACAGCGAGCCCAACCGCCTGGTCATCCAGCTGCAGCCCCACGAGGGCATGCGGTTGCACATGACGGCGAAGGAACCCGGCCCCGGCGGCATCCGGCTCAAGCCGGTCTCGTTGGACCTCAACTACATCGAGACGTTCAAGCGTCCGTCGCCCGACGCCTACGAGCGGCTGCTGATGGACGTGGTCCGGGGCAACCCGACCCTGTTCATGCGCCGCGACGAGGTGGAGGCCGCCTGGGAGTGGGTCGAGCAGATCCTCGTCGGCTGGGAGAAGTCCGAGCGCGGACCCCGCCGGTACCCGGCAGGCACCAACGGACCCACCGACGCGACCATCCTGATCGAGCGCGACGGCCGCGCCTGGCACGAAGGAGTTACCGCATGA
- the catC gene encoding muconolactone Delta-isomerase — translation MALFHVRMDVAIPRDLDPKVRDETIAKEKAYSQELQRSGKWPQIWRIVGQYSNISIFDVESADELHEILWNLPLFPYMKIEIMPLTKHGSDVK, via the coding sequence ATGGCACTCTTTCACGTGCGCATGGACGTCGCCATTCCCCGCGACCTCGACCCGAAGGTCCGGGACGAGACCATCGCCAAGGAGAAGGCCTACTCGCAGGAGCTTCAGCGCTCCGGCAAGTGGCCCCAGATCTGGCGGATCGTCGGGCAGTACAGCAACATCAGCATCTTCGACGTCGAGTCGGCCGACGAACTGCACGAGATCCTGTGGAACCTTCCGCTGTTCCCGTACATGAAGATCGAGATCATGCCGCTCACGAAGCACGGTTCCGACGTCAAGTAG
- a CDS encoding ROK family transcriptional regulator — protein sequence MRDSDNGDSRRPGSQSSLKSANQHRVVRALQTSGELTQAEIARRTGLAPATVSNMVKELTAAGMVAVPGGDHPGQRGRAVRLTRRMGLAVGIDFGHRHLTVAVADMAHQVLAEERVELGAGHRAEDGVVQAGALLDAALDRLGCDRTSVLAVGMGLPAPLETDTGEVGAPSILPGWVGVDAAAIASEYLGTTVYVDNDANLGVLAEHMWGAGRGTTDLAYVKLSDGVGAGLVLDGRLYRGRGGTAGEIGHLTLDEFGQVCRCGNRGCLETLVASHVVIGLLAPSRGPDLSIADIVAMAERGDAACIRVLADTGRHVGVAAASLCNLVNPERLVIGGELALAGELLLGPMREVVGRYAVPSAVRSLDIRVAELGPRAQVLGAVALGLRSALPA from the coding sequence GTGCGCGACAGTGACAACGGTGATTCCCGGAGGCCGGGTTCTCAGTCCTCGCTGAAATCCGCCAACCAGCACCGTGTGGTCCGCGCGCTCCAGACGTCGGGCGAGCTGACCCAGGCGGAGATCGCGCGTCGCACCGGATTGGCTCCCGCCACCGTCTCCAACATGGTCAAGGAATTGACCGCGGCCGGGATGGTCGCCGTGCCGGGCGGCGACCATCCCGGCCAGCGGGGGCGTGCGGTGCGGCTGACCCGCCGGATGGGCCTCGCGGTCGGGATCGACTTCGGGCACCGCCATCTCACCGTGGCCGTCGCCGACATGGCGCACCAGGTGCTCGCCGAGGAACGCGTCGAACTCGGTGCGGGTCACCGCGCGGAGGACGGTGTGGTGCAGGCGGGCGCCCTGCTCGACGCGGCCCTCGATCGGCTCGGCTGCGACCGCACGTCCGTCCTCGCGGTCGGTATGGGCCTGCCCGCGCCGCTCGAGACCGACACCGGCGAGGTCGGCGCCCCGTCGATCCTGCCCGGCTGGGTCGGTGTCGATGCGGCCGCCATCGCGTCGGAGTATCTCGGCACCACCGTGTACGTCGACAACGACGCGAACCTCGGTGTGCTCGCCGAACACATGTGGGGAGCGGGCCGCGGAACCACCGACCTCGCCTACGTCAAACTGTCCGACGGTGTGGGTGCCGGTCTGGTCCTCGACGGCCGGCTGTACCGCGGAAGAGGCGGCACCGCAGGCGAAATCGGCCACCTGACCCTCGACGAGTTCGGACAGGTGTGTCGCTGTGGCAACCGCGGCTGCCTCGAGACCCTCGTCGCCTCGCACGTCGTGATCGGACTGCTCGCCCCGAGCCGCGGACCCGATCTGAGCATCGCCGACATCGTCGCGATGGCCGAGCGCGGCGATGCCGCCTGCATCCGGGTGCTCGCCGACACCGGGCGGCACGTGGGTGTCGCCGCGGCGAGCCTGTGCAACCTCGTCAATCCCGAACGACTCGTCATCGGCGGCGAACTCGCGCTGGCCGGCGAACTGCTGCTCGGGCCGATGCGTGAGGTCGTCGGCCGCTACGCGGTGCCCAGCGCGGTCCGATCCCTGGACATCCGCGTCGCCGAACTCGGCCCCCGCGCTCAGGTGCTCGGCGCCGTCGCGCTGGGCCTGCGTTCCGCGCTTCCCGCCTGA